Part of the Jatrophihabitans sp. GAS493 genome, AGTCGCTCGGCACTGTTCTCAGTCGCCTCGTCGGGGACGGCGAAGAGCAGCCGGGCTGCGGGTGAGAGTCCGAGGTCGCCGATGCGAGCCGCCGCCCGATCGAGCACTTCGGCGGCGGTGAGCTCTCCGAGGCACGGTGCGTGGGCAGTGGCGGCCGTCCGGACGCTGCCCCAGGAATCCGGTTGGGGACGGGCGGCGGCAACGAAGTCCTCGGTGCCGGCCGGGGCGTCCGGGCCGAAGCTGCGGGTGAGCGAGCGTGGATTCACCGCGAGGATCTCGGCCGCATCGCGGCATTCGGCGACTGTGTCAGGGACGGCGAAGGCGACGTCGGCGTCCACATCGTCGGGGCCGGATGCCGTCCTCAGACTGAGGCCGGCGCTCCAGCAGCCCAGCATGACCGCCACGCTGAGCCAGTCGGTTCGCAGGGCGACTTGCGCCACCGAACCCGGCCCGAGGCCGAGCGAATCGCCGAGCAGGAAGTGCGTCTTGGCCACCCAGTTGGCCAGAGATTTGGCCGACAGCTCGGCGCGTTCCCCGGTCGCCTCGTCGTAGAAGCTGACGAACGGGAGCGACGGTTGCCTGGCCAGCACCCGGTCGAAGAGCGCCGATGGGGTCGTTGGCGGCATCAGTTGATGCAGGCGCCGGTGGCGGCGGCGTTGGGAGTCGGGCTCGGCTTCGGGGTCGCCGACGCGCTGCTGGAACCGCCCGAGGTGGCGGTGCCGCCCACGGAGGCGCCGTCACTGCCGAGCAGCAGCGTCACCTGCGACACCGACGACGTCTCCTTCAACGCCGCGCCCGGGATGTGCGCAGCCACGGCCTGAGCCTGCGCCTCGTCCCCGGAGGGATACTCCACGGTGGTGGCGCGAGTCGTCGTCGTGGCCGAGCCGACACTGCTGACATTGAAGCCGAGCGCGCTCAGGGCAGCACCGTTACTGGTCGCCGCACCGTTGGCGGCACCGGCATTGAGGACGGTCAGCGTGACGCTGGACGGCGTCACCGTGCTGCTCGGCTTCGGAGTCGGGGTCGGCTTCGCCTTGGCGGCATCGATGCTCTGCGCGAAGGCCCGCACCGTGGCGGGGTCGACCTCCACGACGCTCTGGTTCCCCTCCATCCCGGTGCCGTTGGTCGGGATGGTCTGGGTGTTGATGTTCCCGGCGGCCAGGCCCTGGAACTGACTGGCCAGCTTCGTCAGCTGCAGGCTCTCATCCATCGTGAGCGAGGAGGTGACTGCGGTGATCAACTTGTTCAGGGTGAACGGGTTGAGCAGGGTTCCGGCGCTGCTGATCTTCTGGAACGCGGCCGAGATGAAGTACTGCTGCCGCTTGATGCGGTCGAAGTCGCTGGCCGGCAGCCCGTGCCGCTGCCGGACGAAGGCCAGGGCCTGGGTGCCGGAGATCGTCGACTTGCCGGCTGGCAGGTCGATGCCCGAGTAATGGTCCTTGGCCGCCTTGCAGAGGTTGACGGTGACGCCGCCGATCGCCTTGCTGATGCGGTAGAAACCGATGAGGTCGACCTGGACGTAGTGGTCGATGTGCAGGCCGGTGAGGTTCTCGATCGTCTTCACCATGAGCTGCGCGCCGGTGGCCTTGTCGCCGTGGCCGTCGCTCACCCC contains:
- a CDS encoding LCP family protein translates to MTSHGGEPPFYGWRPEETPGPDAGQASPPPPLPPELHPRGRRAGRAEQRAAAAAAQPAAAKPARSSASQPSGRPGSRSAKRSTNRNPSADLRRGATLGAMTISALLSVAIVLGSGYAWYTWKGLNSNIRRLDAIPASSVGGKAGASAAPDVDGTDQNILIVGNDDRDTATAAELKALGTNKDGGSYNTDTMMILHAPADGKSASVISLPRDSWVSIPGHGMGKLNSAYPDGVSDGHGDKATGAQLMVKTIENLTGLHIDHYVQVDLIGFYRISKAIGGVTVNLCKAAKDHYSGIDLPAGKSTISGTQALAFVRQRHGLPASDFDRIKRQQYFISAAFQKISSAGTLLNPFTLNKLITAVTSSLTMDESLQLTKLASQFQGLAAGNINTQTIPTNGTGMEGNQSVVEVDPATVRAFAQSIDAAKAKPTPTPKPSSTVTPSSVTLTVLNAGAANGAATSNGAALSALGFNVSSVGSATTTTRATTVEYPSGDEAQAQAVAAHIPGAALKETSSVSQVTLLLGSDGASVGGTATSGGSSSASATPKPSPTPNAAATGACIN
- a CDS encoding TIGR03089 family protein, which codes for MPPTTPSALFDRVLARQPSLPFVSFYDEATGERAELSAKSLANWVAKTHFLLGDSLGLGPGSVAQVALRTDWLSVAVMLGCWSAGLSLRTASGPDDVDADVAFAVPDTVAECRDAAEILAVNPRSLTRSFGPDAPAGTEDFVAAARPQPDSWGSVRTAATAHAPCLGELTAAEVLDRAAARIGDLGLSPAARLLFAVPDEATENSAERLVDTLVLPLVLGGSVVYVANADPATLARRSEQEHAQLIN